The Arcanobacterium pinnipediorum genome includes the window AAACGGTGATTCGACTGGTAATGTCGCCACTATGAGTGTACAACGTCCCACCTTGGTAATTGCTGGAGCTACCGGTTTTATTGGCTCGATGATCGTCAAAGCCGCCATCCATGTGGGGTATGACGTGATTCGCTTGGTACGCTCATATCCGCAAGAGCGCCCACAACATTGCACGGATGTGTTGTGGGAACCAAGGCAGGGCAAGCTCGATGAATCAGTTTTAGCTCAAAGCGCTGCAGTGGTGTGTTTGAATGGCGCTCCATTGATCGGCAAAATTTGGACTGAACACTACAAAGAGGTCTTACGCGATTCGCGGATCGATTCGGTGCGCACAATCGTTACAGCGATCGGCAGGTTGAGCCACGGTCAGCGTCCGCGGTGTTTCATTTCTGGCAGTGCGATTGGCTATTACGGCCCATTTTCGGATGACGAAATACTGACCGAAGCCGACGGGCCAGGTTCTGGTTTTCTTGCGCAACTTTGTCAGGAGTGGGAGCGCGAAGCATATAGGTGTGAAGAAGATTTTGGTGTGCGAACTATTGCGTTGCGGACGAGTTTAGTGATGGACGACGACGGCGGGCTCCTCGGAGCGCTTAGTAACTTATATCGGCTCGGTTTGGGTGCCCAACTTTCAGATGGGAATATGTGGATGTCGACGAT containing:
- a CDS encoding TIGR01777 family oxidoreductase — its product is MSVQRPTLVIAGATGFIGSMIVKAAIHVGYDVIRLVRSYPQERPQHCTDVLWEPRQGKLDESVLAQSAAVVCLNGAPLIGKIWTEHYKEVLRDSRIDSVRTIVTAIGRLSHGQRPRCFISGSAIGYYGPFSDDEILTEADGPGSGFLAQLCQEWEREAYRCEEDFGVRTIALRTSLVMDDDGGLLGALSNLYRLGLGAQLSDGNMWMSTISLIDYARAVLFLVSKANIHGPVNMACPDPVRNRQWHKLLAQHLHRPSFLRAPLRPLAKLFPYAIGETVMASQRVYPQVLLDAGFSFTAETVPEIFAQVLPQAHN